A window of the Meiothermus sp. Pnk-1 genome harbors these coding sequences:
- a CDS encoding response regulator transcription factor, producing the protein MARVLLVDDDPAIREVLGAYLRQEGYEVVEAVDGLEALGKIPQANLVVLDLMLPRLSGWELARELRRDYPELPVLMLTAKGEEEERIRGLDLGADDYVVKPFSPREVVARVRALLRRSGLKDELVFGDLVLRPAERVALLNGAPLPLSRLEFDLLLTLAQHPGLVWSRERLLERVWGSDFPGVDRVVDVHIAGLRKKLGEDGEKPRYIETVRGVGYRFREE; encoded by the coding sequence ATGGCTCGAGTGCTTTTGGTGGACGACGACCCGGCGATCCGCGAGGTACTAGGGGCTTACCTGCGCCAGGAAGGCTACGAGGTGGTAGAGGCCGTAGACGGGCTAGAGGCGCTGGGAAAGATCCCCCAGGCCAACCTGGTGGTGCTCGACCTGATGCTGCCCCGGCTCTCGGGCTGGGAGCTGGCCCGCGAACTCCGGCGCGACTACCCCGAGCTGCCCGTTTTGATGCTCACCGCCAAAGGCGAGGAGGAAGAGCGCATCCGAGGGCTCGACTTAGGGGCCGACGACTATGTGGTCAAGCCCTTCAGCCCGCGCGAGGTGGTGGCGCGGGTGCGGGCGTTGCTGCGGCGCAGCGGGCTGAAGGACGAGTTGGTGTTTGGCGACCTGGTCCTGAGACCCGCCGAGCGCGTAGCCCTGCTGAACGGGGCTCCCCTACCGCTGTCGCGGCTGGAGTTCGACCTGCTCCTGACCCTGGCCCAGCACCCCGGCCTGGTGTGGAGCCGCGAGCGCCTGTTGGAGCGGGTTTGGGGGAGCGACTTTCCCGGGGTGGACCGGGTAGTGGATGTGCACATCGCCGGGCTGCGCAAAAAGCTGGGGGAGGACGGCGAAAAGCCCCGCTACATCGAGACCGTGCGCGGGGTGGGCTACCGCTTCCGGGAGGAATGA